Proteins co-encoded in one Gossypium arboreum isolate Shixiya-1 chromosome 11, ASM2569848v2, whole genome shotgun sequence genomic window:
- the LOC108471037 gene encoding amino acid transporter AVT1I-like isoform X1 yields MIHEEVSFTVPLLEDDHKDVLGSKIEDLDPNSAHHTDTSASTVNIFRTCFNGLNALSGVGILSIPYALASGGWLGLVLLFAIATAAFYAGLLIQRCMDADPRIRTYPDIGERAFGNKGRVIATVVMYIELYLVATGFLILEGDNLQNLLPDVEFEVAGVTVGGQKGFIIIVALIILPTVWLDNLSLLSYVSASGVLASAVILGSVIWTGAFEGIGFQHKGTLINWGGIPTAVSLYAFCYCSHPVFPTLYTSMKKRHQFSNVLVVCFVLCTICYTSMAIFGYLMFGSDVQSQITLNLPTDKLSARVAIYTTLVNPISKYALMVTPIVNATKAWIRYPCDKRVVNLFVGTTLVISTLLVALAVPFFGSLMSLVGAFLSITASVMLPCVFYLKISGTYQRFNGEFIAVSLIILMSVAVAIFGTYTSVLDMIGKL; encoded by the exons ATGATACATGAGGAAGTATCCTTTACGGTGCCTCTTCTTGAGGATGATCATAAGGATGTGTTAGGAAGCAAAATAGAGGACTTAGACCCAAATTCTGCTCATCACACTGACACCAGTGCCAGCACTGTCAATATTTTCAGAACCTGTTTCAATGGACTTAATGCTCTTTCAG GAGTAGGGATATTATCAATCCCATATGCACTGGCATCAGGGGGATGGCTGGGCTTGGTTCTTCTTTTCGCCATTGCCACTGCTGCATTCTACGCAGGCTTGTTAATTCAAAGATGTATGGATGCAGATCCAAGAATCAGAACTTATCCAGACATAGGGGAGCGAGCATTTGGGAACAAAGGGAGAGTGATAGCAACAGTTGTTATGTATATCGAGCTCTACTTGGTGGCGACGGGATTTTTGATTCTTGAAGGAGATAACTTGCAGAATTTGTTACCCGATGTGGAGTTTGAAGTCGCAGGAGTAACAGTGGGAGGCCAAAAAGGGTTTATTATAATTGTAGCTCTCATAATATTACCTACTGTTTGGTTGGATAACTTGAGCCTTCTTTCTTATGTCTCAGCAAGTGGGGTTTTGGCTTCTGCAGTCATCTTGGGTTCAGTCATCTGGACGGGTGCATTTGAAGGTATTGGGTTTCAACACAAGGGAACTCTCATAAACTGGGGTGGAATCCCCACTGCTGTCAGCTTATATGCCTTCTGTTATTGCTCTCATCCAGTCTTCCCTACCCTTTACACTTCAATGAAAAAAAGGCATCAATTCTCCAAT GTCCTGGTTGTATGCTTTGTCTTGTGTACCATCTGTTACACATCAATGGCGATTTTCGGCTACTTAATGTTCGGATCAGATGTTCAATCACAGATAACTTTGAACCTTCCAACAGACAAGCTCAGCGCAAGAGTTGCAATATACACCACCCTGGTCAATCCCATATCCAAATACGCATTGATGGTTACACCAATTGTGAATGCCACCAAAGCCTGGATTCGATATCCCTGTGACAAGCGAGTTGTCAACCTCTTTGTGGGCACCACCCTGGTGATCAGCACGCTTTTGGTGGCTCTGGCAGTTCCATTTTTCGGTTCCCTCATGTCCCTAGTTGGAGCATTTTTAAGTATCACAGCTTCAGTCATGCTACCATGCGTCTTCTACTTGAAGATATCAGGAACTTACCAGAGATTCAATGGCGAATTCATTGCTGTAAGCCTAATCATTTTGATGAGTGTTGCAGTGGCTATATTTGGTACTTATACATCTGTATTAGACATGATAGGCAAATTATAA
- the LOC108471037 gene encoding amino acid transporter AVT1I-like isoform X2 has product MDADPRIRTYPDIGERAFGNKGRVIATVVMYIELYLVATGFLILEGDNLQNLLPDVEFEVAGVTVGGQKGFIIIVALIILPTVWLDNLSLLSYVSASGVLASAVILGSVIWTGAFEGIGFQHKGTLINWGGIPTAVSLYAFCYCSHPVFPTLYTSMKKRHQFSNVLVVCFVLCTICYTSMAIFGYLMFGSDVQSQITLNLPTDKLSARVAIYTTLVNPISKYALMVTPIVNATKAWIRYPCDKRVVNLFVGTTLVISTLLVALAVPFFGSLMSLVGAFLSITASVMLPCVFYLKISGTYQRFNGEFIAVSLIILMSVAVAIFGTYTSVLDMIGKL; this is encoded by the exons ATGGATGCAGATCCAAGAATCAGAACTTATCCAGACATAGGGGAGCGAGCATTTGGGAACAAAGGGAGAGTGATAGCAACAGTTGTTATGTATATCGAGCTCTACTTGGTGGCGACGGGATTTTTGATTCTTGAAGGAGATAACTTGCAGAATTTGTTACCCGATGTGGAGTTTGAAGTCGCAGGAGTAACAGTGGGAGGCCAAAAAGGGTTTATTATAATTGTAGCTCTCATAATATTACCTACTGTTTGGTTGGATAACTTGAGCCTTCTTTCTTATGTCTCAGCAAGTGGGGTTTTGGCTTCTGCAGTCATCTTGGGTTCAGTCATCTGGACGGGTGCATTTGAAGGTATTGGGTTTCAACACAAGGGAACTCTCATAAACTGGGGTGGAATCCCCACTGCTGTCAGCTTATATGCCTTCTGTTATTGCTCTCATCCAGTCTTCCCTACCCTTTACACTTCAATGAAAAAAAGGCATCAATTCTCCAAT GTCCTGGTTGTATGCTTTGTCTTGTGTACCATCTGTTACACATCAATGGCGATTTTCGGCTACTTAATGTTCGGATCAGATGTTCAATCACAGATAACTTTGAACCTTCCAACAGACAAGCTCAGCGCAAGAGTTGCAATATACACCACCCTGGTCAATCCCATATCCAAATACGCATTGATGGTTACACCAATTGTGAATGCCACCAAAGCCTGGATTCGATATCCCTGTGACAAGCGAGTTGTCAACCTCTTTGTGGGCACCACCCTGGTGATCAGCACGCTTTTGGTGGCTCTGGCAGTTCCATTTTTCGGTTCCCTCATGTCCCTAGTTGGAGCATTTTTAAGTATCACAGCTTCAGTCATGCTACCATGCGTCTTCTACTTGAAGATATCAGGAACTTACCAGAGATTCAATGGCGAATTCATTGCTGTAAGCCTAATCATTTTGATGAGTGTTGCAGTGGCTATATTTGGTACTTATACATCTGTATTAGACATGATAGGCAAATTATAA
- the LOC108473210 gene encoding protein DMP9-like, whose product MEQTHHGIGIKVYTTATPPPEEDPTPLSSLPRLPPEPSRKRKVVAKGVQKTISKTSMLVNFLPTGTLLTFEMVLPSVYRHGDCSHVTTIMIYSLLCLCALSCFFFHFTDSFRGPDGNVYYGFVTPNGLALFKPGLEVESPKDDKYKVGLTDFVHAVMSVLVFVAIAFSDHRVTNCVFPGHEKEMDQVMEGFPLMVGIICSGLFLVFPKTRFGVGCMAA is encoded by the coding sequence atggagcaaacccACCATGGAATTGGCATCAAAGTTTACACTACTGCAACACCACCCCCAGAGGAGGACCCTACACCACTCTCTTCCCTCCCTCGACTGCCACCAGAACCCAGCCGCAAACGGAAAGTGGTAGCCAAAGGAGTTcaaaaaaccatttccaaaacttCCATGCTTGTCAACTTCCTACCAACAGGCACCCTTTTAACTTTCGAAATGGTTCTTCCTTCTGTTTATCGCCATGGTGACTGTTCCCATGTTACCACCATCATGATATACTCCCTCTTATGCCTTTGCGCACTCTCTTGCTTCTTCTTCCATTTCACCGATAGTTTCCGAGGCCCCGACGGGAATGTTTACTACGGTTTCGTCACCCCCAATGGACTGGCTCTTTTCAAACCTGGTCTTGAAGTCGAATCCCCGAAAGATGACAAGTACAAGGTTGGACTTACTGATTTCGTTCATGCTGTGATGTCGGTGTTGGTGTTTGTGGCCATCGCTTTCTCGGATCATAGAGTTACCAACTGTGTTTTCCCAGGACATGAGAAGGAAATGGACCAAGTTATGGAGGGTTTTCCGCTGATGGTGGGGATTATTTGCAGTGGTTTGTTTCTTGTGTTTCCAAAGACTAGATTCGGCGTCGGTTGCATGGCTGCTTGA
- the LOC108470620 gene encoding defective in cullin neddylation protein AAR3-like, giving the protein MDSLGPNRFDIFEIYRQFCELRRGDTYVCGEEGYRQDEESQRAKYSRDRLNQLLKMVESRMHTRTAIFDELHKLMLQLDLTVDFSEFSCFYDFVFFMCRENGQKNITISRAVAAWRLVLAGRFRLLDKWCNFVEEYQRHNISEDTWQQVLAFSRCVHENLEGYDPEGAWPVLIDDFVEHMYRISGSNKDSNAFCCCVDSEPQLCAYEDTLPGLRVFPGMKRKLLECHDDEMESSDSHLSDTPDLNCSLNSKRSRLIAHRLVTPDASDDCMEVAKHSSPVCCSKSPCAIEGCLSKGFAGLLSSYSYFAV; this is encoded by the exons ATGGACTCTTTGGGTCCGAATCGGTTTGATATCTTCGAAATTTACCGGCAATTTTGTG AACTTAGAAGAGGAGATACTTATGTTTGTGGCGAAGAAGGTTACCGACAAGATGAGGAATCACAAAGAGCTAAGTACTCGAGGGACAGATTGAATCAGCTCTTAAAGATGGTGGAGTCAAGGATGCACACAAG GACTGCTATCTTTGATGAACTTCACAAGCTCATGTTACAACTAGACTTGACG GTGGACTTTTCTGAATTCTCATGCTTCTATGATTTTGTTTTCTTCATGTGCCGAGAAAATGGTCAAAAGAATATTA CTATAAGCAGGGCAGTTGCTGCATGGAGATTAGTGTTGGCTGGCAGATTTCGACTACTTGACAAATGGTGCAACTTTGTTGAG GAATATCAGCGTCACAATATTTCAGAGGATACATGGCAGCAAGTTTTAGCATTCAGTAGGTGTGTACATGAAAATCTGGAAGGGTATGATCCTGAAG GTGCTTGGCCTGTTCTGATTGATGACTTCGTTGAGCACATGTACAG AATTTCAGGATCCAACAAAGATTCAAATGCTTTCTGTTGCTGTGTTGATTCGGAGCCCCAGTTGTGTGCATATGAGGACACTTTGCCTG GATTAAGAGTATTTCCTGGGATGAAGAGGAAATTGCTCGAATGTCATGATGACGAAATGGAGTCCTCGGATTCACACTTGTCGGACACACCAGACCTGAATTGCTCATTGAATTCTAAGAGAAGTAGGTTGATTGCACACAGATTGGTTACCCCTGATGCATCTGATGATTGCATGGAAGTTGCTAAACACAGTAGTCCTGTGTGTTGTTCGAAGTCTCCCTGTGCAATTGAAGGTTGCCTTTCAAAGGGTTTTGCAGGGCTCTTATCGAGTTACTCGTATTTTGCAGTTTGA